The following proteins are co-located in the Phragmites australis chromosome 10, lpPhrAust1.1, whole genome shotgun sequence genome:
- the LOC133930311 gene encoding formate dehydrogenase, mitochondrial, translated as MWRAAARQLVDRALGSRAAHTSAGSKKIVGVFYKAGEYADKNPNFVGCVERALGIRDWLESQGHHYIVTDDKEGVNSELEKHIEDMHVLITTPFHPAYVTAERIKKAKNLELLLTAGIGSDHIDLPAAAAAGLTVAEVTGSNTVSVAEDELLRILILLRNFLPGYQQVVQGEWNVAGIAHRAYDLEGKTVGTVGAGRIGRLLLQRLKPFNCNLLYHDRLQIDPELEKEIGAKFEEDLDSMLPKCDVVVINTPLTEKTRGMFNKERIAKMKKGVIIVNNARGAIMDTQAVADACSSGHIAGYGGDVWFPQPAPKDHPWRYMPNHAMTPHISGTTIDAQLRYAEGVKDMLDRYFKGEDFPVQNYIVKEGKLASQYQ; from the exons ATGTGGAGGGCGGCCGCGAGGCAGCTGGTCGACCGGGCGCTCGGATCCAGAGCCGCGCAC ACATCTGCAGGCAGCAAGAAGATCGTCGGGGTGTTCTACAAGGCCGGCGAGTACGCCGACAAGAACCCCAACTTCGTCGGCTGCGTCGAGCGAGCCCTGGGCATCCGGGACTGGTTGGAGTCGCAGGGCCATCACTACATTGTCACCGATGACAAGGAAGGCGTCAACAGCG AACTGGAGAAGCACATTGAAGATATGCACGTCCTGATAACCACCCCATTCCACCCAGCCTATGTTACTGCAGAGAGGATAAAGAAGGCAAAGAACCTTGAGCTTCTTCTCACGGCTGGAATTGGCTCTGATCATATTGATTTGCCTGCGGCTGCTGCCGCAGGCTTAACTGTGGCAGAGGTTACTGGAAGTAACACCGTTTCTGTGGCTGAAGATGAGCTCTTGCGCATTCTGATTCTTCTCAGGAACTTCTTGCCTGGGTATCAACAGGTGGTTCAAGGCGAATGGAACGTCGCAGGCATTGCCCATAGAGCTTATGATCTTGAAGGAAAAACTGTTGGAACTGTTGGGGCCGGTCGTATTGGCAGGCTCTTGCTTCAGCGTCTTAAGCCCTTCAACTGCAACCTGCTTTACCATGACAGGCTTCAGATTGACCCAGAGCTTGAGAAAGAAATTGGGGCCAAGTTTGAAGAGGACCTAGATTCTATGCTTCCAAAGTGTGATGTGGTTGTGATCAACACACCTCTTACAGAGAAAACAAG AGGCATGTTTAACAAAGAGAGGATTGCAAAGATGAAGAAAGGTGTAATTATTGTGAATAATGCTCGAGGAGCAATCATGGATACTCAGGCAGTTGCAGACGCTTGTTCCAGTGGTCACATTGCTG GATATGGTGGTGATGTGTGGTTCCCCCAACCAGCACCGAAGGACCATCCATGGCGCTACATGCCTAACCATGCCATGACCCCTCACATCTCTGGGACTACGATTGATGCACAG CTGCGGTACGCCGAGGGTGTGAAGGACATGCTGGACAGGTACTTCAAGGGGGAGGACTTCCCGGTGCAGAACTACATCGTCAAGGAGGGCAAGCTCGCCAGCCAGTATCAGTAA